The DNA sequence TCGACTATAATGATGTCGTTTTGTGTTCCTCAGGTTGATGTAGATATAGCCACGCACGTAAATGTTGTCGACGATGGGCCTGATCGAAGGTAGGGCttgtctcctttttctttgttttgctaGTTGGGTGTCATTTATTTATGCCAAGTTAGGCAATGTCTTGCAAGTGAGGACATTGAAATGTCTGTTGACCCCTAAAATATATCTCGTCACAGTTTGCTGTTGGTGGAGTCAGCTGATCGTCCTGGCTTACTGGTGGATCTTGTGAAGATCATAACTGACATCAACATTGCTGTGGAATCAGGAGAGTTCGATACTGAGGTTGCCATTCACATCATCACTCAACTTTTATTTCCTTGAGTGATCATAACTAAAGCAAACTCACAATTTCCTTGGTGTTGTTACCAGGGGTTGCTGGCTAAGGCAAAATTTCATGTCAGCTACAAGGGCAAAGCCATCATCAAGCCTCTCCAGCAGGTAAGATGATGCTAATGTAGAGGCTGTGCCCATATTGAAAAGCATTCGAGACTAGTGGATTTTGAGTGTCTCATGGGCATCTTCACGTGCGTGTGTGTGTTGTGTCCGTGAGTGCATGATTGTATGTTTGGGCCTAACAACAAATGGGCCTGTGCTTGCTTATTTCTATGTCCTAGTGTGTGCATAAGAATGATCCCAAGGTGTGCGTGTGATCTTCACATGAGAATAGTGTTCTAGTCTTTGAAGTTTACTTGAGTTGGACTGCCAGAGTAGATAGGGGTTGATTTGAGTTACTAAGTGGACAGAAAGAAGGAAGTTGACTTTGAGTTATGCTGCCATAGCCAGTATAGATTTCTTTGTACAAGTAAAGTGAGACTGTTCAAACCACATTAAGTATTTTCTTTATTGCCCACAAATCTGTGTTTTCGTCTCGTTTCATGAAGGGGGATCTCCTCATTTGGTGATTTTACAGGTCCTTGCAAATAGTCTGCGGTACTTTTTGAGACGTCCTACAACGGAGGAGGCGAGTTTTTGAGCCATTGTATCACGTAGTAGGAATGGGAGAGCTCACTATCATTCTGTTCAACACTGATTATGGGTCCATTATAGTTACATTTTTCAGTCTGCTCACTCACTAGGATGATATGTATGCAGAGCGTAAAACTGAAAATGTAGAGGAATAAGCTTCTCCGAAACTTCTACATCAGTGAACTGTAACTTTTATGTATCGAACTGTTTCCGAATGAGTGCTGGAGTATGCAATGTCCAGACCCTTGGTTTTTGGCTGTCATCAGTTGTATTGGCCTGGAGGCTTGAAATGTCAATATACCATATCTAAGCCAACTTTCTGGAGAAATTAAATAGTTCGAGTACAATTCTTATTCTGAGGGGGGAGACATCCATATTTAGTGCATTGCGAGCAGCATCAAGGAACAATCACACTGCTAAATCAAATTCTAAACTGCAAGCTGTTCTTGATATGTTGCAGAATGAGGGTTATTTTGACCTGAGAGGATTGCTAAAGTTGCGAAATGCATTCCCCACTTGCCTATGTGCTCTTTTATTATGTGTTCTGCATTGGATGAGGATCACAACAATCAATGAGAATGTCATAGCAAGTTGCAAAATGCATACCACGCTTGCCTAAGTGCTCTATTATTACCTGTTCTGCATTGGATGAGGATCGCAACAATCAATGAGAATTTGTCATGGTCGCTGCTCAAAGACTATCGTGAGCGTCTTTAACTCATATAAAGCGAAAGCGAAACACAGGCCGGGGGACTTCCTGTCATGTAGATGGAACCCCAACACGGCAAAACTCGCATGCTAGCTATTTGGGAAGTTAGGGACCTTTAGCCTCTTGTCCAGTTATCCTAAGCATCAAGCGAGATGCATCTATCTAGTATCTAGTGACAAGATCTGAGTAAGGTGGGGTGTGTCCAATGTCCATATTCAGTAGTTGTGGTCTAAATGCTTTTCAGTTTCGTAAAAACATTGAAGACCCTCTTCATCTTTTGTCACGATATGGCCAAATATGGATACACACCATTACAGATTTAATGCCACAAGCTGCCCCAAGGACATAGGGGCAACAGTCCATACGTGGATGAATGGAGTAGTATGGGCAAACATCCCTCTTtgtaatctcatgaaaaactgcATTTTCAACCATAAAAATGATGATTCAAAAGGCAGACATGGAACCCCACCAAAACTGATTCTTCCTTGGAAAGAGAGAAATGGATAAACCCCACGACCCATTGCCCATTTCTTCATCCTTTCTATATCAGCTGATGATTCTCTATGGTATTGAAAGAGATTGAGCAATGGCAGGGACATTCTCCAGACGAGCACAGACCATGAACTCCATGTTCTTCAAGCAAGTCTCTCAAGCTTCGCTCATTGTACAAACGTTGCGCATGTTAACAGCTTTGATCCTTTTCCAGCCAGTAGAGCCTTTCTGATGAGCTAGATCTGAGTGCAAGTGAAGCTTTCTTTCACTAGGTGTTCCTCTCCTGTTGTTGACCATAAAACTTTCGAAATGGCAGGCCCTTGATCCGAAAAGCCTACCACAGAAAGAGTTCAGCCGACACGGTGCGGGACGCTGCAAAACTGGAAGGCGAAGAAGTGAAGAGCAAAGGTCACGCGGGGAGCAGCGATGGTGGATGCTGGGTTCCCCATGAACGGACCGGCGTATACTGTCCCAAGGGCCAAGAGAAGGTGATTGAGGACATCCCTCCCGGCCCGACGAAGGATGCCGGCATCAACTGGATTTCCTACAACGAGGATGATCTGATTTAGCAGCAACAACACCCTCATCATGCTTTAAATAGATAATATGAATAGAATTAAGATCGGTGTCCTGGAGTACTGCCTTCGTGCTTCCTTTCGCCTCTCTTCATCATGAATGTAACTTGAATAAACAATTCGAGTACTTGCACGGTATGGATTGGAGTCCCTTTGTAATTTTCACACTCCCGGAGCATTTGAAGGCGAGCGGTGCCCTCACCGGCCTCGTCCAAGTGAGCCGAGGGCTGCCCTTGCCTTGCCAACCACCGGCAAGGAGGATgggcaaaaaaaaggaaaaaaaaaaaatgtaaaaatactttcatcatgcctttatttgaaacaatatcggcctaatttgaaattttccctttaattAATAACATGCATGAATTATTATGactttcaatttcaaataatgcCAAAATTCaaccctgaaaaaaaaaaggaaaaaagaaaagaaaaaccagagTTTAACTTGTGGCGCCAAATACACCGAAGCTTAAC is a window from the Rhodamnia argentea isolate NSW1041297 chromosome 8, ASM2092103v1, whole genome shotgun sequence genome containing:
- the LOC115755869 gene encoding uncharacterized protein LOC115755869, which gives rise to MAGTFSRRAQTMNSMFFKPLIRKAYHRKSSADTVRDAAKLEGEEVKSKGHAGSSDGGCWVPHERTGVYCPKGQEKVIEDIPPGPTKDAGINWISYNEDDLI